A portion of the Gossypium arboreum isolate Shixiya-1 chromosome 8, ASM2569848v2, whole genome shotgun sequence genome contains these proteins:
- the LOC108470010 gene encoding indole-3-acetic acid-amido synthetase GH3.17-like has product MATNDYESVLKMLEEITTNARQIQEQLLDEILRKNAETEYLQGFLHDQTDKQLFKKNVPIVTYDHIKPYIDRIANGKASSDILLVEPLIGFSLSSGTSGGQPKLIPITAESANVTAALGNLHLSLMIKHFGDLSQVGKRMELLFAKPDVETPCGLKASAVTTRAFKESSFQAILPKLYTSPYETIFCSDTKQSTYCQLLFGLIQRDEVVVIGSIFAATVLRGIKFIENNWRELCSNIKTGKISDWITDSGCRKAASLILKPNPKLADLLEDICSCKSWEGIVRKLWPRTKYIGTVCTGAMLQFTAELEFYCGGLPLVSGFYACSEGAIAINLEPLSKPSDVSYTILPNTVYYEFLPIKEDCVTDSQNQVQLHTSRHKDTETVDLVNVKPGQCYEILVTSPTGLYRYRVGDIIKVTGFHNNTPQFQFVGRQNVALGVDMERTSEADILKAVAEAKALLEPLGLILTEYTSYGDTSSAPGHYVIFWEIKPKKDNKKNGKELDPKVMEQCCSKMEDSLHFTYRMYRKENIIAALEIRVVKQGAFEALLDYFVSNGASLSQYKTPICIKTKEALNILDSRVIAKFFSPRTPIQDN; this is encoded by the exons ATGGCAACAAATGATTATGAAAGTGTGTTGAAGATGTTGGAGGAAATAACAACAAATGCTCGACAAATCCAAGAGCAGTTATTGGATGAAATACTGAGAAAAAATGCTGAAACTGAGTATTTACAGGGATTCCTCCATGACCAAACCGACAAGCAACTCTTCAAAAAAAATGTACCCATTGTTACTTACGACCATATCAAGCCTTACATTGATCGTATTGCTAATGGGAAGGCATCATCTGATATACTTTTAGTTGAACCCCTCATTGGGTTCtcattaag CTCCGGGACTTCGGGTGGGCAGCCAAAGCTGATACCTATCACGGCTGAAAGTGCTAACGTAACGGCGGCATTGGGTAACTTGCACCTATCTTTGATGATcaa GCACTTTGGTGACCTAAGCCAAGTTGGTAAAAGAATGGAACTTTTGTTTGCCAAACCAGACGTTGAAACGCCTTGTGGCCTCAAGGCAAGTGCAGTCACAACGAGAGCATTCAAGGAGAGTAGCTTTCAAGCCATTTTGCCCAAGCTTTACACTAGCCCTTATGAGACTATCTTCTGCTCGGACACCAAACAAAGCACGTACTGTCAGTTACTTTTTGGTTTAATACAACGTGATGAGGTCGTGGTGATTGGCTCAATCTTCGCAGCTACGGTTTTAAGAGGTATCAAGTTCATAGAAAATAACTGGCGAGAGCTATGCTCTAATATAAAAACAGGTAAAATAAGTGATTGGATCACCGACTCGGGATGCAGAAAAGCAGCATCATTGATCTTGAAGCCTAATCCCAAATTGGCTGACTTGCTAGAAGACATATGTAGTTGTAAATCATGGGAAGGAATAGTGAGAAAGCTATGGCCTAGAACAAAGTACATTGGTACCGTATGTACAGGTGCCATGCTACAATTTACTGCAGAACTTGAGTTCTATTGTGGTGGGCTACCATTAGTGTCAGGTTTTTATGCTTGCTCGGAAGGTGCCATCGCGATCAACTTAGAACCTCTATCTAAACCTTCAGATGTCTCTTACACAATCCTCCCCAATACGGTTTACTATGAATTCCTTCCGATCAAAGAAGACTGTGTTACAGATTCTCAAAACCAGGTTCAGTTACACACGTCTCGCCATAAAGATACCGAAACTGTTGATCTTGTAAACGTGAAGCCTGGTCAATGTTATGAAATTCTTGTCACATCTCCTACAG GATTATATCGATATAGAGTCGGAGACATTATTAAGGTGACCGGTTTCCACAACAATACACCTCAGTTCCAATTTGTTGGGAGGCAAAACGTTGCTCTAGGCGTCGATATGGAAAGAACAAGTGAAGCAGACATCTTAAAGGCAGTGGCAGAAGCAAAGGCACTTCTCGAGCCGCTCGGACTCATCTTAACAGAATACACTAGCTACGGTGATACATCTTCAGCACCAGGTCACTATGTCATATTCTGGGAGATTAAGCCAAAAAAAGACAACAAGAAGAACGGTAAAGAACTTGACCCAAAGGTAATGGAACAATGTTGCTCTAAAATGGAAGATTCATTGCATTTTACATATAGAATGTATAGGAAGGAAAACATAATTGCAGCTTTGGAGATTAGGGTTGTTAAACAAGGAGCTTTTGAGGCATTACTGGATTACTTTGTGTCCAATGGAGCTTCTTTGAGCCAATACAAGACACCTATTTGCATCAAAACTAAGGAAGCTTTAAATATATTGGATTCAAGAGTTATAGCCAAGTTTTTCAGCCCAAGAACTCCTATACAAGACAACTAA
- the LOC108469876 gene encoding uncharacterized protein LOC108469876 — protein MQLTPTSVSSSKQRGCGKKTGTRLQTKRKRLDAICEEEYNRNHREGNKGDDVEGPESVDLELRRSSRVRRAPVILDVSPRPPKKRQKVGKSGRSGRGKRRLGSVKEEEEERMREVLTLGSWTSRLRTRRRNASVKVKMEDRVLSSSRKLFEDVGGNEEDEEEGEEDENDDDDEEEDEMEEEGQMSDREMVVVKSKRLGRVKAASGSGSEVKVDICCEEEEREVEKGGIRGDGVVEGVSAFESEMSENNEDEVVEGTAVVENEISQRNEERLDGNLVEVINKEHREVSNCMKLDEGYIDQENAKVIELIESMEPAEEQVQQFKCQDEGANGEDVIEVHNVAEEVEDCCVHDAKDNGLFKVPKKTLEHKSDMKVEESNQTAAETISKPRIKQGRRCGLCGGATDGKPPKKLVHDAGDSENEAYSSSASEEPNYDIWDGFGDEPGWLGRLLGPTNDRYGIARIWVHQQCAVWSPEVYFAGLGHLKNVRAALCRGRALKCTRCGRPGATIGCRVDRCPKTYHLPCARANGCIFDHRKFLIACTDHRHLFQPHGIQYLAKIKKMKAKKMKLEMRKESNDAWRKDIEAEEKWLENCGEDEEFLKREGKRLHRDLLRIAPVYIGGSESDSGKSFEGWESVAGLQDVIRCMKEVVILPLLYPEFFDNLGLTPPRGVLLHGYPGTGKTLVVRALIGSCARGDKRIAYFARKGADCLGKYVGDAERQLRLLFQVAEKCQPSIIFFDEIDGLAPRRTRQQDQTHSSVVSTLLSLMDGLKSRGSVVVIGATNRPDAVDPALRRPGRFDREIYFPLPSMEDRAAILELHTQKWPKPVTGSLLKWVARKTVGFAGADLQALCTQTAVIALKRNFPLQEILSAAEQKVLGAKRVPLPTFKVEERDWLEALSCSPPPCSRREAGMAAQDLVASPLPAHLVPCLVEPLSDLLLSLRLDERLWLPPLLSESGAVIESAIVSTLHERGLPKDHWWSHVRDLLQEGQVVKQIVSRLSCAGMLIGKTSFADYDASVGDISDDVGKFEHSIVHNGSTRSSLSRSTYLTSTRKRGFRILIAGCPGSGQKHLASCLLHCFVGNVEIHKVDLATIAQEGHGDLIQGVTQILMKCASLGSSVVFMPRIDLWAVETIYQVAEESNSSSTLHQAPMEEDPQFVEKENGSSQQQSELAETGEDTAAVHSISCAWSSFVEQVESICVSTSLIILATSETPYLELPDRIREFFRSDLPNCNRKTTLGHAVPRFTVHLGRDFDHDMVVKLSAAELSRDLLQSFVHLIHQRSHVHEGPKRKNSVQTSAATENDNTSHGLACEVGSHPHGDLSVTVPTPPTSSKNLKGKSSLMLAITSFGYQILRCPHFAELCWVTSKLKEGPSAEIGGPWKGWPFNSCIIRPTNSSGKATCGSSNIKSKEKFGLVRGLVAVGLSAYRGLYTSLREVSSEVRKVLELLVGWINAKVNTGKDRCQYVHILSQVAYVEDIVNSWVYSLQSLDQDLQIKASSPNPYALGSQGNYSIHVNDTDRIKEYGPKSFPESEGPGAKINESTVQNSDFIDLKEKDDNDGKVKLFEEAIQGIGLSGNTDSEEHLNCTLADIPVAHVDEQTATNPSLCVSGSTRNPMVDGELNAQNIDSIDTNKIDDDCTPSDEGKVVAVEGAVMNVGLSGNTISMEHRNYSVVDELVCVGKQNGTMPALSESVTTINPTLVGDPRSSKQCNGFAPSESVPSKNGFCSSDELNGAKFSGSGKSCSQINASETRISITSEDVEHEDHEHEKDPNFSSSGTVLPAESEVTCFYQCCSGCLHALLSLMQKVLLKEWKSDESHWTVDNVYETVALLSADHLSTVTKAFDENPSNENNRKLLNCPERSRCRCKSSANCLVIPMECSCHSVGTSSPNIQVEFDPKFVYRNGMMVPIDSSQEVSFHCKFETLCLCPLIESISMTKQPAD, from the exons ATGCAATTAACACCGACCTCGGTTTCTTCATCGAAACAGAGGGGTTGTGGGAAAAAAACGGGTACTAGGCTTCAAACGAAGCGTAAGAGATTAGATGCAATATGTGAAGAAGAGTATAATAGGAACCATAGAGAAGGAAATAAGGGGGATGATGTTGAAGGGCCAGAGAGTGTGGATTTGGAACTCCGTAGGAGCTCACGGGTCAGGAGAGCGCCTGTTATTTTGGATGTGTCACCTAGGCCTCCGAAGAAAAGGCAAAAGGTTGGGAAGAGTGGGAGGTCTGGTCGGGGTAAGAGGAGGTTAGGAAGTGtgaaggaggaggaggaggaacgGATGAGGGAGGTACTGACTCTGGGGAGTTGGACGTCAAGGTTGAGGACAAGGAGAAGGAATGCGAGTGTCAAAGTGAAGATGGAGGACAGAGTTCTGTCTAGTAGCAGGAAGCTTTTTGAGGATGTAGGTGGGAATGAGGAGGACGAGGAGGAGGGGGAGGAGGAtgaaaatgatgatgatgatgaggagGAGGACGAAATGGAAGAGGAGGGTCAAATGAGTGATAGGGAAATGGTGGTTGTTAAATCCAAGAGGCTGGGGAGGGTTAAGGCGGCTAGTGGTTCAGGGAGTGAAGTGAAGGTTGATATTTGTTGCGAGGAAGAAGAAAGAGAGGTGGAAAAAGGAGGAATTAGAGGTGATGGAGTAGTGGAGGGTGTGTCTGCTTTTGAAAGTGAAATGAGTGAAAATAATGAGGATGAGGTTGTGGAAGGTACAGCTGTTGTAGAGAATGAAATAAGTCAGAGAAATGAGGAGAGGTTGGATGGCAATCTGGTTGAGGTGATTAACAAAGAACATAGAGAAGTATCAAATTGTATGAAATTGGATGAGGGCTACATTGACCAAGAAAATGCTAAGgtaattgaattaattgaaagcATGGAGCCGGCGGAAGAACAAGTTCAACAGTTCAAATGTCAGGATGAAGGAGCAAATGGAGAGGATGTTATAGAAGTACATAATGTTGCAGAGGAAGTTGAAGATTGTTGTGTTCATGATGCAAAAGATAATGGATTGTTTAAGGTTCCTAAAAAAACTTTGGAGCATAAAAGTGATATGAAGGTAGAAGAGTCAAATCAAACAGCTGCTGAGACAATTAGCAAGCCACGAATCAAACAAGGGAGGAGGTGTGGTTTGTGTGGTGGTGCAACTGATGGCAAACCACCAAAGAAGCTGGTTCATGATGCTGGTGATAGTGAAAATGAAGCATACAGCTCTTCAGCTTCTGAGGAACCTAACTATGACATTTGGGATGGGTTTGGTGATGAACCTGGGTGGCTTGGTCGTCTCCTGGGTCCTACAAATGATCGTTATGGTATTGCTCGAATCTGGGTTCATCAACAGTGTGCTGTATGGAGTCCTGAG GTTTATTTTGCTGGCTTGGGTCACTTAAAAAATGTTAGGGCAGCACTTTGTAGAGGAAGAGCATTAAAGTGCACCAGATGTGGGAGGCCTGGAGCAACAATTGGATGTCGTGTTGATCGATGTCCAAAAACATACCACTTG CCTTGTGCAAGGGCTAATGGGTGTATATTTGATCATCGCAAGTTTCTCATAGCCTGCACTGATCATCGACATCTTTTTCAACCTCATGGTATTCAATATTTAGCTAAGATAAAGAAAATGAAAGCTAAGAAAATGAAGTTGGAAATGAGGAAAGAATCAAATGATGCGTGGCGAAAGGATATTGAAGCAGAAGAAAAATGGTTGGAGAATTGTGGTGAGGATGAAGAGTTCTTGAAACGGGAGGGCAAGAGACTTCATCGGGATTTGTTAAGAATAGCACCTGTCTATATTGGAGGTTCAGAGTCTGACAGTGGAAAATCTTTTGAGGGTTGGGAATCTGTTGCTGGCTTGCAGGATGTTATCCGTTGCATGAAGGAAGTTGTCATCTTACCGCTGTTGTATCCTGAGTTCTTTGATAATCTGGGGCTTACACCACCCAGAGGTGTTCTTTTGCATGGCTATCCTGGAACAGGTAAAACTCTTGTAGTGCGAGCATTGATTGGTTCTTGTGCTCGTGGGGATAAACGAATTGCATATTTTGCCCGCAAAGGTGCTGACTGCTTAGGGAAATATGTTGGTGATGCTGAACGTCAGCTGAGGCTCTTGTTCCAGGTCGCTGAGAAATGTCAACCTTCAATCATATTCTTTGATGAGATAGATGGCTTAGCACCTAGACGGACAAGGCAGCAAGATCAGACACATAGTTCAGTTGTGTCCACATTGCTTTCTCTGATGGATGGTTTAAAGTCCCGAGGCTCAGTGGTGGTGATAGGTGCAACAAATCGCCCTGATGCTGTTGATCCTGCATTGAGGAGGCCAGGGAGATTTGATCGAGAAATTTATTTTCCACTGCCATCAATGGAGGACAGGGCTGCAATCCTTGAACTTCATACTCAAAAATGGCCAAAACCAGTTACTGGCTCTTTGCTGAAATGGGTTGCAAGAAAGACTGTAGGGTTTGCTGGTGCAGATTTGCAGGCCCTTTGTACTCAAACAGCTGTTATTGCTCTGAAGAGGAATTTTCCTTTGCAGGAAATATTGTCTGCTGCTGAACAGAAAGTTCTGGGTGCTAAACGTGTTCCTCTTCCCACTTTCAAAGTTGAGGAAAGGGATTGGTTGGAAGCGTTGTCATGTTCTCCACCTCCTTGCTCGCGCAGAGAAGCAGGAATGGCTGCTCAAGATTTAGTTGCCTCTCCTCTTCCTGCTCATCTCGTTCCTTGTCTGGTAGAACCATTATCTGATTTGCTTCTTTCTCTACGTTTGGATGAGCGCCTCTGGTTGCCACCCCTTCTTTCTGAAAGTGGTGCTGTGATTGAGAGTGCAATTGTTTCCACATTGCATGAAAGGGGACTGCCCAAGGATCATTGGTGGTCCCATGTTCGTGATCTTCTTCAAGAAGGACAGGTTGTTAAGCAGATAGTAAGTAGGCTATCATGTGCTGGAATGCTAATTGGAAAGACTAGCTTTGCTGATTATGATGCATCCGTAGGTGATATTAGTGATGATGTTGGCAAGTTTGAACATTCAATAGTGCATAATGGCAGCACACGCTCCAGTTTGTCACGAAGTACCTATTTGACTTCAACCAGGAAAAGAGGGTTTCGAATATTAATTGCTGGTTGTCCAGGGTCTGGCCAAAAGCATCTTGCTTCCTGTCTTCTTCACTGTTTTGTTGGGAATGTTGAAATACATAAAGTTGATTTGGCTACAATTGCACAAGAAGGGCATGGTGACTTAATTCAAGGAGtaactcaaattttga TGAAATGTGCAAGCCTGGGATCAAGTGTAGTGTTTATGCCAAGAATAGATTTGTGGGCTGTGGAGACCATTTACCAAGTTGCTGAGGAGAGCAATTCCTCTTCAACATTACATCAAGCACCAATGGAGGAAGATCCTCAATTTGTTGAAAAGGAAAATGGATCCTCTCAGCAACAATCTGAGCTGGCAGAAACAGGAGAGGATACAGCTGCTGTTCATAGCATCTCATGTGCCTGGAGCTCATTTGTTGAGCAAGTGGAATCTATTTGTGTGTCTACATCGTTGATAATTCTG GCTACTTCTGAAACTCCCTATCTGGAGCTCCCTGATAGGATAAGGGAATTTTTTAGGAGTGATCTACCAAATTGCAATCGGAAAACTACATTAGGGCATGCAGTACCCAGATTTACTGTGCATCTTGGCAGGGATTTCGACCATGATATGGTTGTTAAACTATCTGCTGCAGAGTTATCAAGAGATCTCCTTCAATCTTTCGTTCACTTGATTCATCAAAGATCTCATGTCCATGAAGGTCCCAAAAGAAAAAATTCTGTCCAAACTAGTGCAGCTACAGAAAATGATAATACATCTCATGGTTTGGCTTGTGAAGTTGGATCACACCCTCATGGTGATTTGTCTGTTACGGTGCCGACACCACCAACCAGCAGTAAAAATTTGAAGGGCAAATCAAGCTTGATGCTGGCAATAACTTCATTTGGGTATCAGATTTTGCGATGCCCTCATTTTGCAGAGCTTTGCTGGGTGACATCGAAACTTAAAGAAGGTCCTTCTGCAGAAATAGGTGGTCCTTGGAAGGGCTGGCCTTTCAACTCTTGTATCATTCGTCCCACCAACTCATCTGGCAAGGCAACTTGTGGGTCCAGCAACATTAAAAGCAAAGAGAAATTTGGTTTGGTCAGAGGTCTGGTTGCCGTTGGTTTATCAGCATACAGAGGCTTATATACATCACTCAGAGAAGTTTCCTCTGAGGTGCGGAAGGTTCTTGAGCTACTAGTTGGGTGGATTAATGCAAAAGTTAATACTGGAAAAGACAGATGTCAGTATGTTCATATCCTGTCTCAAGTTGCTTATGTGGAAGATATAGTCAACAGCTGGGTTTATTCACTGCAGAG TTTGGATCAGGATCTTCAAATAAAAGCATCAAGCCCCAATCCATATGCTTTGGGATCTCAAGGTAATTATTCTATACATGTGAATGATACAGATAGAATTAAGGAATATGGACCGAAAAGTTTCCCTGAATCTGAAGGTCCAGGTGCAAAAATTAATGAATCCACTGTGCAAAATAGCGATTTCATTGACTTGAAAGAAAAGGATGACAATGATGGAAAAGTGAAACTTTTTGAAGAAGCCATACAAGGGATAGGCCTCAGTGGTAATACTGATTCCGAAGAACATCTTAATTGTACTCTGGCTGACATACCAGTTGCACATGTAGATGAGCAGACTGCCACAAATCCTAGTTTGTGTGTGTCTGGAAGTACTAGAAATCCTATGGTTGATGGAGAATTAAATGCTCAAAATATAGATTCCATTGACACGAACAAGATAGATGATGATTGTACTCCTAGTGATGAGGGTAAAGTTGTTGCAGTGGAAGGTGCGGTAATGAATGTAGGTCTCAGTGGTAATACTATTTCAATGGAGCATCGTAACTATTCTGTGGTCGATGAGCTGGTTTGTGTAGGCAAGCAAAACGGGACAATGCCTGCTCTAAGTGAGTCAGTAACTACTATAAATCCTACCCTTGTGGGAGATCCTCGGTCTTCTAAACAATGTAATGGATTTGCACCCAGTGAATCTGTTCCTTCTAAGAATGGGTTCTGTAGTTCAGATGAACTGAATGGTGCAAAGTTCTCTGGTTCTGGGAAATCTTGCAGCCAGATTAATGCTTCTGAAACAAGGATCAGTATCACATCTGAAGATGTTGAGCATGAAGATCATGAACACGAAAAGGATCCCAATTTCTCTTCAAGTGGAACTGTTCTCCCAGCTGAATCAGAAGTTACATGCTTTTATCAATGCTGCTCTGGCTGCCTACATGCCCTCCTGAGTTTGATGCAAAAGGTTCTGCTTAAGGAATGGAAATCAGATGAGAGCCATTGGACAGTTGATAATGTTTATGAAACAGTTGCGTTATTGTCTGCGGATCATCTTTCAACTGTCACCAAGGCATTTGACGAAAACCCGAGTAATGAAAATAACAGGAAGTTATTGAACTGTCCCGAAAGGAGTCGATGCCGTTGCAAAAGCTCAGCAAATTGTTTAGTTATTCCCATGGAATGTAGCTGTCACTCTGTTGGCACC
- the LOC108470009 gene encoding indole-3-acetic acid-amido synthetase GH3.17-like, whose protein sequence is MATNDYESGLKMLEELTTDAQQIQDQLLGEILSKNAETEYLQGFLHGQTDKQLFKKNVPIVTYEHLKPYIDRIANGEASSDILLVEPLIGFSLSSGTSGGLPKLIPTTAESAHITATFNKLYRSLMIKHFGDINQAGKRMELMFAKPDVETPSGLKASAVSTRAFKGSSFKAILPKLYSSPFETIFCPDTKQSMYCQILFGLIQRDEVVMIGSIFASTVVRSIKFLESNWKELCSNIKTGQISEWITDSGCRNAASLMLKPNLELADLIEDVCSCKSWEGIIRKLWPKTKYIGTVCTGAMLQYTAELEFYCGGLPLVSGFYACSEGAVGINLEPLCKPSDVSYTFLPNTVYYEFLSIKEDCVTDSQNQVQLNAMSHHEDTGPVDLVNVKLGQCYEVLVTSSMGLYRYRVGDIIKVTGFHNNTPQFQFVGRQNVALGVDMERTSEADILKAVAEAKALLDPLGLILTEYTSYGDTSSTPGHYVIFWEIKPKEGNNNNKNGKELDPKVMEQCCSKMEDSLHFTYRMYRKENMIAALEIRVVKQGTFESLMDYFVTKGASLSQYKTPICIKSKEALNILDSRVIAKFFSPRTPIQDN, encoded by the exons ATGGCAACAAATGATTATGAAAGTGGGTTGAAGATGTTGGAGGAACTAACAACAGATGCTCAACAAATCCAAGACCAGTTATTGGGTGAAATACTGAGTAAAAATGCTGAAACTGAGTATTTACAGGGATTCCTCCATGGCCAAACCGACAAGCAACTCTTTAAAAAAAATGTACCCATCGTTACTTACGAACATCTCAAGCCTTATATTGATCGGATAGCTAATGGGGAGGCATCATCTGATATACTTTTAGTTGAACCCCTCATTGGGTTCTCTTTAAG CTCTGGGACTTCGGGTGGGCTGCCGAAGCTGATACCTACCACGGCTGAAAGTGCTCACATAACGGCGACATTTAATAAGTTGTACCGGTCTTTGATGATAAA GCATTTTGGTGACATAAACCAAGCCGGTAAAAGAATGGAACTTATGTTTGCCAAACCAGATGTCGAAACTCCTTCTGGACTCAAAGCAAGTGCAGTCTCAACACGAGCATTCAAGGGGAGTAGCTTTAAAGCTATTTTACCCAAGCTTTACAGTAGCCCTTTTGAGACTATTTTTTGCCCGGACACCAAACAAAGCATGTACTGTCAAATACTTTTTGGTTTAATACAACGTGATGAGGTCGTCATGATTGGTTCAATATTTGCATCTACGGTTGTAAGAAGTATCAAGTTCTTAGAAAGTAACTGGAAAGAGCTATGCTCTAATATAAAAACCGGTCAAATAAGTGAATGGATCACTGACTCGGGTTGCAGAAATGCAGCATCATTGATGTTGAAGCCTAATCTAGAATTGGCTGACTTGATAGAAGACGTATGTAGTTGTAAATCATGGGAAGGAATAATCAGAAAGCTATGGCCTAAAACAAAGTACATTGGTACCGTATGTACGGGTGCCATGCTACAATATACTGCAGAACTTGAGTTCTATTGTGGTGGGCTACCATTAGTGTCAGGTTTTTATGCTTGCTCGGAAGGTGCCGTCGGGATCAACTTGGAACCTCTATGTAAACCTTCAGATGTCTCTTACACATTTCTCCCAAATACGGTTTACTATGAATTCCTTTCGATAAAAGAAGACTGTGTTACAGATTCTCAAAACCAGGTTCAGTTAAACGCCATGTCTCATCATGAAGATACCGGACCAGTTGATCTCGTAAACGTGAAGCTTGGTCAATGTTATGAAGTACTTGTCACATCTTCTATGG GATTATATCGATATAGAGTCGGAGACATTATTAAGGTGACCGGTTTTCACAACAATACACCTCAGTTCCAATTTGTTGGGAGGCAAAACGTTGCTCTAGGCGTCGATATGGAAAGAACAAGTGAAGCAGACATCTTAAAGGCAGTGGCAGAAGCAAAGGCACTTCTCGATCCGCTTGGACTCATCTTAACAGAATACACTAGCTACGGTGATACATCTTCAACACCAGGTCACTATGTCATATTCTGGGAGATTAAGCCAAAAGAAGGCAACAACAACAACAAGAACGGCAAAGAACTTGACCCAAAGGTAATGGAACAATGTTGCTCTAAAATGGAAGATTCATTGCATTTTACATATAGAATGTATAGGAAGGAAAACATGATTGCAGCTTTGGAGATTAGGGTTGTTAAACAAGGAACTTTTGAGTCATTAATGGATTACTTTGTGACCAAAGGAGCTTCTTTGAGCCAATACAAGACACCTATTTGCATCAAATCTAAAGAAGCTTTAAATATATTGGATTCAAGAGTTATAGCCAAGTTTTTCAGCCCAAGAACTCCTATACAAGACAACTAA